In Pedobacter sp. W3I1, one DNA window encodes the following:
- the carB gene encoding carbamoyl-phosphate synthase large subunit, whose protein sequence is MPKDTSIRSVLIIGSGPIIIGQACEFDYSGSQAALSLKEEGITVSIINSNPATIMTDKVIGDHVYLRPLSVDSIEVILQEHIDSADLPRIDAVLPTMGGQTALNLCKEAEERGVWEKYGVKVVGVDVAAIEKTENREAFRQLMVDIGVGVAESKIANSFLEGKEAAQEIGYPLVIRPSYTLGGSGGGFVHKKEEFDAALKRGLEASPTHEVLVEKAVLGWKEYELELLRDSNDNVIIICSIENFDPMGIHTGDSITVAPAMTLSDRCYQEMRNQAIKMMRAIGNFAGGCNVQFSVNPANDEIIAIEINPRVSRSSALASKATGYPIAKIAAKLAIGYNLDEIENQITKTTSAYFEPTLDYVIVKIPRWNFDKFKGANKELGLQMKSVGEVMAIGRTFIEALQKACQSLEINRAGLGADGRQVRNIEEIMDGLEHASWNRLFLIKDAMTMGVPLESIRKVTKIDKWFLNQIQELVLLETELKRYSLNNIPQDFFVTLKQKGFSDIQIAWLLGNVTEDEVYDRRKALGINRVYKMVDTCAAEFPAKTPYYYSTFEEENESIPSDRKKVIVLGSGPNRIGQGIEFDYSCVHGLLAAKETGFEAIMINCNPETVSTDFNMADKLYFEPVFWEHVREIIELEKPVGVIVQLGGQTALKMAEKLTERGIKIIGTSFENMDIAEDRGRFSDLLKDLGIPYPKYGVAENAEEAIVVANEVGYPVLVRPSYVLGGQGMSIVINDEDLEKAVVKLLGDLPGNRVLIDHFLDRAEEAESDSISDGEDVHIVGMMEHIEPAGIHSGDSFAVLPTFSLPEKVTKAMEEYSIKIAKALDVRGLLNIQFAIKDEKVYVIEANPRASRTVPFIAKAYDVPYINIAAKIMLGVAKLKDFTIVRKLKGYAIKEPVFSYEKFPEVAKELGPEMKSTGEAIRFIKDLEDPYFRKLYKDKSMYLSK, encoded by the coding sequence ATGCCTAAAGACACTTCCATACGCTCAGTACTGATTATCGGATCTGGACCAATTATTATTGGCCAAGCCTGTGAATTTGATTACTCAGGTTCACAAGCGGCTCTTTCTTTAAAAGAAGAAGGGATTACCGTTTCCATTATCAACTCCAATCCGGCTACTATTATGACGGATAAGGTTATCGGCGACCATGTTTACCTGCGTCCGTTATCTGTTGATTCAATAGAGGTTATTTTACAAGAGCATATCGACTCTGCAGATTTACCTAGAATTGATGCAGTACTTCCTACAATGGGAGGCCAAACCGCACTAAACCTGTGTAAAGAAGCTGAAGAACGTGGTGTTTGGGAAAAATATGGAGTAAAAGTTGTTGGTGTAGACGTTGCGGCAATTGAAAAAACCGAAAACCGTGAAGCTTTCCGCCAGTTAATGGTTGATATTGGTGTAGGTGTTGCAGAATCGAAAATTGCCAACTCATTTTTAGAAGGTAAAGAAGCAGCACAAGAAATCGGTTACCCATTGGTAATCCGCCCATCATATACTTTAGGTGGTTCTGGTGGTGGTTTCGTACACAAAAAAGAAGAGTTCGATGCCGCTTTAAAACGTGGTTTAGAAGCTTCGCCAACACACGAAGTACTGGTAGAGAAAGCTGTTTTAGGCTGGAAAGAATACGAGTTAGAGTTGTTAAGAGATAGCAACGATAACGTAATCATTATCTGTTCGATCGAAAACTTCGATCCGATGGGTATCCATACAGGAGATTCGATTACTGTTGCTCCGGCAATGACCTTATCTGATCGTTGTTACCAGGAAATGCGTAACCAGGCGATCAAAATGATGCGTGCAATCGGTAATTTCGCGGGTGGCTGTAACGTTCAGTTTTCGGTTAACCCGGCAAACGATGAAATTATCGCCATCGAAATTAACCCACGTGTATCGCGTTCATCAGCTTTGGCAAGTAAAGCAACGGGTTATCCAATTGCAAAAATTGCGGCAAAACTAGCCATCGGTTACAACCTTGATGAAATTGAAAATCAGATTACCAAAACCACTTCAGCATATTTCGAACCTACTTTAGATTACGTAATCGTTAAAATACCTCGCTGGAACTTTGATAAATTTAAAGGCGCTAACAAAGAGCTTGGCTTGCAGATGAAATCGGTAGGTGAGGTAATGGCAATTGGCCGTACTTTTATCGAAGCATTACAAAAAGCTTGTCAGAGTTTAGAGATCAACCGCGCTGGTTTAGGTGCCGATGGCAGACAGGTGCGCAATATTGAAGAGATTATGGACGGTTTGGAGCATGCTTCATGGAACCGTTTGTTCTTAATAAAAGATGCCATGACAATGGGCGTACCTTTGGAGTCGATCCGTAAGGTAACCAAAATTGATAAGTGGTTCTTAAACCAGATTCAGGAGCTTGTATTGCTTGAAACTGAATTAAAAAGATATTCATTAAACAATATCCCTCAAGATTTCTTCGTAACGCTTAAACAAAAAGGGTTCTCTGATATTCAGATCGCCTGGTTGTTAGGCAATGTTACGGAAGATGAAGTTTACGATCGCCGTAAAGCTTTAGGCATAAACAGGGTATATAAAATGGTTGATACTTGCGCTGCGGAGTTCCCGGCCAAAACACCATACTATTATTCTACTTTCGAAGAGGAAAATGAATCTATTCCTTCTGACAGGAAAAAGGTAATTGTATTGGGTTCAGGCCCTAACCGTATCGGTCAGGGTATCGAATTCGATTACTCCTGTGTACACGGCTTATTGGCTGCTAAAGAAACAGGTTTCGAGGCCATCATGATTAACTGTAATCCTGAAACGGTTTCAACAGACTTTAACATGGCCGATAAATTATACTTCGAGCCGGTATTCTGGGAGCATGTACGCGAAATTATTGAGCTGGAAAAACCGGTGGGCGTTATCGTTCAGTTGGGTGGACAAACAGCTTTGAAAATGGCGGAGAAGTTAACGGAAAGGGGCATCAAAATTATCGGAACATCTTTTGAGAACATGGACATTGCAGAAGACCGCGGCCGTTTCTCAGACTTGTTGAAAGATTTAGGTATTCCTTATCCAAAATATGGTGTTGCAGAAAATGCTGAAGAAGCAATTGTTGTAGCAAACGAAGTTGGTTACCCGGTGTTGGTTCGTCCGAGTTATGTTTTGGGTGGACAAGGCATGAGCATTGTAATTAACGATGAGGACCTGGAAAAAGCAGTAGTAAAATTATTGGGCGATTTACCGGGCAACCGTGTATTGATCGATCACTTTTTAGATAGGGCAGAAGAAGCAGAGTCTGATTCAATCTCTGATGGTGAGGATGTACACATTGTGGGAATGATGGAACACATCGAGCCTGCAGGTATTCACTCAGGAGATTCATTTGCAGTATTACCTACATTCAGCTTACCAGAGAAGGTAACTAAAGCAATGGAAGAATACTCGATCAAAATTGCTAAAGCATTAGATGTACGTGGTTTATTAAACATTCAGTTCGCCATCAAGGACGAGAAAGTTTATGTAATCGAGGCAAACCCAAGGGCATCGCGCACGGTTCCTTTCATTGCAAAAGCTTACGATGTTCCATACATCAATATTGCAGCTAAAATTATGTTAGGCGTAGCAAAACTGAAAGATTTTACGATCGTTCGTAAACTAAAAGGTTATGCAATTAAAGAACCGGTTTTCTCTTATGAGAAATTCCCGGAGGTGGCGAAAGAATTAGGACCTGAAATGAAATCTACAGGTGAGGCGATCCGTTTCATCAAAGATTTGGAAGATCCTTACTTCCGCAAACTTTACAAAGACAAATCGATGTATTTGAGTAAGTAA
- a CDS encoding carboxypeptidase regulatory-like domain-containing protein gives MKKLCVVLSLLIVFALGSIAFTNIKVGGIIGKITPSDAASAVSLVAATDTLKAEISQGVFTFTNLKEGVYTVVVKANAPYKDAVIEKVAVKDSATTDLGEIKLQQ, from the coding sequence ATGAAAAAGTTATGTGTTGTATTATCGCTGCTCATTGTATTTGCTTTAGGTTCAATTGCCTTTACAAATATTAAAGTGGGCGGAATCATTGGAAAAATTACACCAAGTGATGCGGCTTCTGCTGTTTCACTTGTAGCGGCGACAGACACGCTGAAAGCGGAAATTAGTCAGGGTGTTTTTACTTTTACTAACCTTAAAGAAGGTGTTTATACCGTTGTGGTAAAAGCCAATGCGCCATATAAAGATGCTGTTATAGAAAAGGTTGCCGTTAAAGATAGCGCCACTACAGATTTAGGCGAAATTAAATTACAACAGTAG
- a CDS encoding ATP-binding protein, with product MNKNIKKIAIVGPESTGKSTISQLLAKYYKVSWVPEYARYYCENLVADYTLQDEVNMYYGQVALEDAILVTTESDFIICDTTFITVKIWSDEVLGETPEIVLDALPERPYDLYLLMDIDLPWKDDPLRDFPEKREYFMEVWHNELRALNANYKVVGGLGDERVANAIKTVDDFLGK from the coding sequence GTGAATAAAAATATTAAAAAGATTGCTATTGTTGGCCCGGAAAGTACGGGAAAATCTACTATATCTCAATTGCTGGCAAAATACTATAAAGTTTCGTGGGTACCAGAGTATGCCCGTTACTACTGCGAAAACCTGGTTGCCGATTATACACTACAAGATGAAGTGAATATGTACTACGGGCAGGTAGCGCTGGAGGATGCTATTTTAGTGACTACCGAAAGCGATTTTATCATTTGCGATACTACTTTTATTACAGTAAAGATCTGGAGCGATGAAGTGCTCGGTGAAACGCCAGAAATTGTATTAGATGCGCTACCCGAAAGACCTTACGATCTGTACCTGTTAATGGATATTGATTTGCCATGGAAGGACGATCCGCTACGCGATTTTCCGGAGAAACGCGAATATTTTATGGAGGTTTGGCATAACGAACTCCGTGCCTTGAATGCGAATTACAAAGTAGTTGGCGGATTGGGCGATGAAAGGGTAGCGAATGCGATTAAAACCGTTGATGATTTTTTAGGCAAATAG
- a CDS encoding TonB-dependent receptor, which translates to MKNLLYAALVAMLPFFVSAQISVTGKITDQNQQPLLGATVKLRNQKTAVVSDAAGNYSITNLVNGKYTLVISYVGYKTIEKAVELKQHTMLDFSLSPQNFLADEVIVRATRATEKSATTYKNIGKEEIQQNNFGQDLPFVLQNTPGVVVNSDAGAGVGYTGIRIRGSDNSRINVTVNGIPINDSESQGTFYVNMPDFASSVDNVQIQRGVGTSTNGAGAFGASLNIQTTASETEPYAEVNNTYGSFNTWKNTVKVGTGLINNRFSFDGRLSRISSDGYVDRGSSLLKSYFLSGAYHGNKDLLRVNVFSGNEKTYQSWNGIPQSRLENDVVGMNAYVARNGLGAADSTNLLNAGRTYNSFLYNNQTDNYTQNHYQLIYARQISEQFSFNGALHYTKGEGYYEEYRAQDKLKNYGLNPVVIPGGTPITETDLIRRRWLDNDFYGVTYAFNYVPEKNLNFTLGGAYNEYKGAHFGQITWAQYASNGNIDRHYYDNDGFKTDFNVYGKVNYSPVESLSLFADLQYRRVYYDIAGTENKLNTLAINETLNFFNPKFGATYFINPQSNVYASFSVANKEPNRDDYTDAAVGISPKPERLNDIELGYHFKDNKFNIGANAYGMFYKNQLVVTGKINDVGGNFRQNVDKSYRLGIELDGSYTISQQFVLNANAALSRNKIKNFTEYYDDYDNGGQVVNNYKLTDISYSPKAVLFGELVYKPVTGFAVALQSKYVSKQYLDNTQNNDRTINGYWVSNARLGYDFKFAGVKNVNLGLLVNNIFDKKYESNGYTYGYQAGGSRVTENFFYPQAGTNFLLSLNVKF; encoded by the coding sequence TTGAAAAATTTACTTTATGCAGCGCTTGTTGCAATGTTGCCCTTCTTTGTATCGGCACAGATTTCTGTTACTGGTAAAATAACAGATCAAAACCAGCAGCCCCTTCTGGGTGCAACGGTTAAGCTGAGAAATCAAAAAACAGCAGTTGTAAGCGATGCCGCTGGAAATTACAGCATCACAAACCTGGTTAACGGAAAATATACTCTTGTGATCAGTTATGTAGGCTATAAAACAATTGAAAAGGCTGTAGAACTTAAACAGCATACCATGCTGGATTTTAGCCTCTCGCCACAAAATTTCTTAGCCGATGAAGTGATTGTTCGTGCAACGCGTGCAACAGAGAAATCGGCCACTACCTATAAGAATATTGGTAAAGAAGAAATACAGCAGAATAACTTTGGTCAGGATTTACCTTTCGTCCTCCAGAACACCCCAGGCGTTGTGGTTAACTCTGATGCTGGTGCTGGCGTGGGCTACACGGGTATCCGTATCCGCGGTAGCGACAATAGCAGGATTAACGTAACGGTTAACGGTATCCCGATAAACGATAGCGAAAGTCAAGGTACGTTTTACGTAAACATGCCCGATTTTGCTTCATCGGTAGATAACGTACAAATTCAACGTGGTGTAGGTACTTCAACCAATGGTGCAGGTGCATTTGGTGCCAGTTTAAATATCCAAACTACTGCAAGCGAAACGGAACCCTATGCAGAAGTAAATAATACTTATGGCAGTTTCAATACATGGAAAAATACTGTAAAAGTTGGAACAGGTTTGATTAACAACCGCTTTAGCTTTGATGGGCGCTTATCAAGAATCAGCTCTGATGGTTATGTAGACCGCGGATCATCACTACTTAAATCATATTTTCTCTCTGGTGCTTACCATGGCAATAAAGACCTGCTGCGCGTAAATGTTTTTTCAGGAAATGAGAAAACCTATCAATCATGGAACGGTATTCCGCAATCACGTTTGGAAAATGATGTGGTTGGAATGAATGCCTATGTTGCCAGAAACGGATTAGGTGCAGCCGATTCCACTAATCTTTTAAACGCTGGCAGAACTTACAACAGTTTCTTGTACAATAATCAAACGGATAACTATACGCAGAACCATTATCAATTAATTTATGCCAGACAGATTTCTGAACAGTTTTCGTTTAATGGTGCTTTACATTATACCAAAGGCGAAGGTTATTATGAAGAGTACAGGGCACAGGATAAATTGAAAAATTATGGTTTAAACCCGGTTGTTATTCCTGGCGGAACACCCATTACTGAAACAGATTTAATCCGTCGCCGTTGGTTGGATAACGATTTTTACGGGGTTACTTATGCTTTCAATTATGTGCCTGAAAAGAATTTAAACTTTACTTTGGGTGGTGCATACAACGAATATAAAGGTGCGCACTTCGGACAGATTACCTGGGCACAATATGCATCAAACGGAAATATAGACAGGCATTATTATGATAATGATGGTTTTAAGACCGATTTTAACGTTTATGGCAAAGTAAACTACAGCCCTGTAGAATCGTTAAGCTTGTTCGCCGACCTGCAATACCGCCGGGTATATTATGATATTGCAGGAACTGAGAACAAATTGAATACACTGGCCATTAACGAGACCTTAAATTTCTTTAACCCGAAATTTGGGGCTACTTATTTTATCAATCCACAGAGCAATGTTTACGCCTCTTTTAGCGTAGCCAACAAAGAGCCTAACCGCGATGACTATACAGATGCTGCAGTTGGTATTTCGCCAAAGCCAGAACGTTTGAATGATATAGAGTTAGGTTACCATTTTAAAGACAACAAATTTAATATAGGTGCCAATGCTTATGGCATGTTCTATAAAAACCAATTGGTAGTAACCGGGAAAATAAATGATGTGGGTGGAAACTTCCGTCAGAATGTGGATAAAAGTTACCGTTTAGGGATTGAGCTCGATGGTTCTTATACCATTAGTCAGCAGTTTGTATTAAATGCTAATGCGGCATTAAGCAGGAACAAGATCAAAAACTTTACCGAATATTATGATGATTACGATAATGGCGGACAGGTAGTAAACAACTATAAATTAACCGATATCTCTTATTCTCCAAAAGCGGTTCTTTTTGGCGAGCTGGTTTACAAGCCTGTTACTGGTTTTGCGGTAGCCTTGCAAAGCAAATATGTAAGTAAACAATACCTGGATAATACGCAGAACAATGATAGAACCATTAATGGTTATTGGGTAAGCAATGCACGTTTGGGTTACGACTTTAAATTTGCAGGGGTTAAAAACGTTAACCTGGGTTTATTGGTAAACAATATTTTCGATAAAAAATACGAAAGCAATGGTTATACCTATGGCTACCAGGCAGGTGGAAGCAGGGTAACCGAAAACTTCTTTTACCCACAAGCGGGAACTAACTTTTTGCTAAGCTTGAACGTGAAATTTTAA
- a CDS encoding thiamine phosphate synthase, with translation MKYIEQLHYITHDIPHLSHIEQAQQACEAGAKWIQYRCLSKSDEALLKDINAIAEICDDWGTTLIVTNHVHLNGRADIQGFHIEDMDTDFIALRKLVGHDITLGGSANRVENLIRLAKEGADYAGYGPFAETETKPNNYNLLGIEGYQQVIKELKAQSVNIPVLAVGGIKTYDVEALMQTGIYGIAVSGAINFADDFIEAYQDFYTLVKESAVN, from the coding sequence ATGAAATACATAGAGCAACTTCATTACATCACGCATGATATCCCACATTTAAGCCACATCGAACAGGCACAACAGGCCTGCGAGGCTGGTGCAAAATGGATCCAGTACCGTTGCCTGAGCAAAAGTGATGAGGCACTCTTAAAGGATATTAATGCGATAGCCGAAATCTGCGATGATTGGGGCACCACCTTAATCGTTACCAATCATGTTCATTTAAATGGAAGGGCAGATATCCAGGGTTTTCATATAGAAGATATGGATACCGATTTTATCGCCTTGCGTAAATTAGTTGGCCATGATATTACCCTTGGAGGATCGGCAAATAGGGTAGAAAATTTAATCAGACTGGCAAAAGAAGGTGCCGATTATGCTGGCTATGGTCCATTTGCAGAAACTGAAACCAAACCCAACAATTATAACCTCTTGGGTATTGAAGGCTACCAGCAAGTAATAAAGGAATTAAAAGCTCAGTCCGTCAATATTCCAGTATTGGCTGTGGGCGGGATAAAAACCTACGATGTGGAAGCTTTAATGCAAACCGGTATTTATGGTATAGCCGTTTCCGGAGCCATTAATTTTGCTGACGATTTTATTGAAGCCTATCAGGATTTTTACACATTAGTTAAAGAAAGTGCTGTTAATTAA
- a CDS encoding thiamine pyrophosphokinase, with the protein MSSHHIVKEKQEPALYIDELGNFNEELLGQLLEWSPTLLVNGENYDKLFSLGLKVDVLVNGNGQETQEDTKVIQGPVDALMVAINYLHDERYPAVNVIAKKFDLEKFAGFEDKINLVVFTEKAKHYPIKSGFSVWKPAGSEFLIHGNRYIEVTNLMQNEEEIFIVVKDGFVEFTFSGQPIFISEPI; encoded by the coding sequence ATGTCTTCACACCATATTGTAAAAGAAAAACAAGAGCCGGCTTTATATATTGATGAGCTTGGGAATTTTAATGAAGAGCTTTTGGGGCAACTGCTCGAATGGAGCCCTACGCTTTTGGTTAACGGAGAAAATTACGATAAGCTATTTTCTTTAGGTTTAAAGGTAGATGTACTGGTAAATGGGAACGGACAGGAAACGCAAGAGGATACAAAAGTTATTCAGGGCCCTGTTGATGCGTTAATGGTGGCTATTAATTATTTGCATGATGAGCGATACCCTGCTGTAAATGTAATTGCCAAAAAATTCGATCTGGAGAAATTTGCAGGGTTTGAAGACAAAATTAATCTGGTTGTGTTTACAGAAAAGGCAAAACATTATCCAATCAAATCAGGTTTTTCTGTATGGAAACCTGCCGGAAGTGAATTCCTGATCCATGGCAACCGATATATTGAAGTGACTAACCTCATGCAGAATGAGGAAGAAATTTTTATCGTAGTTAAAGATGGCTTTGTAGAATTTACCTTTTCAGGACAACCAATTTTTATTAGTGAACCAATATGA
- a CDS encoding GNAT family N-acetyltransferase: MITLRKAKEEDIEIIRDIAAATWPSTYLDIIGQAQIDYMLDKMYSKGELLKQFMEGHIFLIAEEGENQFGFAGYSIIGHEERIYKLHKLYVLPSAHGKGVGKILINEVFNQVKDAGGSALQLNVNKHNKAKDFYLKGGFTIKESVKLDIGEGYFMDDYVMEYKF, from the coding sequence ATGATTACCCTCAGAAAAGCAAAAGAAGAAGATATAGAAATCATCAGGGATATTGCTGCGGCAACCTGGCCATCAACCTACCTCGATATTATAGGGCAGGCACAGATTGATTATATGTTGGATAAAATGTACAGCAAAGGAGAGCTGCTAAAGCAATTTATGGAAGGGCATATTTTCCTGATTGCAGAGGAGGGCGAAAACCAGTTCGGTTTTGCAGGATACTCTATTATTGGACACGAAGAGCGTATTTACAAGCTGCACAAACTTTATGTGCTGCCATCGGCACACGGCAAAGGCGTTGGAAAAATCTTAATTAATGAGGTTTTTAACCAGGTAAAAGATGCCGGAGGAAGCGCATTACAACTGAATGTGAACAAGCATAATAAAGCTAAAGATTTTTACCTGAAAGGAGGTTTTACCATTAAAGAATCGGTAAAGCTTGATATAGGTGAAGGTTACTTTATGGACGATTATGTAATGGAGTATAAGTTTTGA
- a CDS encoding TonB-dependent receptor → MKTFYRIPLILILLLAVTVSFAQTNPKPNITGVILDETKKPADYVTVVLFKASDSSVVKTAFTDPSGAFNFNVSGKGSYYYKASNMGYKTLKSKTIVLTEDNQKVDFGTAQLTASTQNLKDVNVAVTKPLIERKMDKIVMNVSNSSIMTGSTALEVLQKAPGVTVDQNDKISMMGKQGVLIQLDGKQTYMSSADVANLLRNMQSSEIESIELITNPSSKYDASGNSGIINIKTKKNKNGGTNGSINGSLGYGKNLRANAGLNLNHRAQKFNLFGNYNYGKFERDNLIAIDRISNGTPDIYFMQVGESKRKQYNNNLKAGLDYFIDKKNTIGILVNGYFNHGNETAGNNTLIGPSFNQVDSSLITNSLQANKYNNVSYNLNYKSVLDTAGSEISADVDYSKYKGNDGSNYENDYRFRNGDRIHPIRYTRNNTPSIIDIKAFKIDYNVSLSKTVKLEAGVKSSWVKTDNDLQAEELVSNAWQNDVKRSNQFVYDENVNAAYTNVNKQFKNTSVQIGLRVEQTNSKGNLITKNTVVERNYWDFFPTLFVQQTLSKNNQLGFSYSRRIDRPSYDALNPFIYYLDEFTYSKGNPFLNPQYTNNFELSYTLLQKYMLSIGYSRINDVIAEVILPDAANQSLYQTNANIATNISYNANLNVPVQITKWWQTNNNLNVFYLSFEAPDLAGSALKTGKTSFQFKSQQTFTIMDGFTAELNGSYESPLDYGTLSLKARYYVDAGLSKSLFNKKASLKLALSDVFNISENNLSSAYPGLTYSVHQKNETQIGRISFTYRFGKNEIKPARRRATGTEAEQGRMKN, encoded by the coding sequence ATGAAAACATTTTACAGAATACCGCTTATCCTTATACTCCTTTTGGCTGTTACAGTGAGTTTTGCGCAAACAAACCCTAAACCGAACATCACTGGCGTAATTTTAGATGAAACCAAAAAACCTGCAGATTACGTTACCGTTGTGCTATTTAAAGCATCCGATTCGAGCGTGGTTAAAACGGCATTTACCGATCCTAGTGGTGCATTTAATTTTAATGTTTCGGGGAAGGGGAGCTATTATTATAAAGCCAGTAACATGGGTTATAAAACATTAAAAAGCAAAACCATCGTTTTAACAGAAGATAATCAAAAGGTCGATTTCGGAACCGCACAGCTCACCGCGAGCACTCAAAACTTAAAAGATGTGAATGTAGCTGTCACTAAACCATTAATCGAAAGAAAAATGGATAAGATTGTAATGAATGTTTCCAATAGTTCGATTATGACAGGCTCTACTGCGCTGGAGGTTTTGCAAAAAGCACCAGGTGTAACGGTTGATCAGAATGATAAGATTTCGATGATGGGTAAACAAGGCGTGTTAATTCAACTGGATGGAAAACAAACCTATATGAGCAGTGCCGATGTGGCAAACCTGCTCCGCAATATGCAAAGCTCTGAAATCGAAAGCATCGAACTGATTACCAATCCTTCTTCAAAATACGATGCTTCAGGAAACTCAGGAATCATCAACATTAAAACAAAGAAAAACAAAAATGGCGGAACAAACGGCAGTATAAACGGATCTTTAGGATATGGCAAAAACCTAAGGGCAAATGCGGGTTTAAACCTGAACCACCGTGCACAGAAATTTAATCTTTTTGGCAACTACAACTATGGTAAGTTTGAGCGTGATAACCTGATCGCTATCGACCGGATTTCGAACGGTACACCCGATATTTACTTTATGCAGGTAGGTGAGAGCAAAAGAAAACAATATAACAATAACCTTAAAGCGGGATTAGATTATTTTATTGATAAGAAAAACACCATTGGTATATTGGTAAACGGCTACTTTAACCATGGAAATGAAACCGCTGGAAACAATACTTTAATTGGCCCTTCTTTTAATCAGGTAGACTCCAGCCTGATCACAAACTCATTACAGGCAAACAAATACAATAATGTTTCTTATAACTTAAATTATAAATCTGTTCTGGATACTGCGGGTTCAGAAATCTCGGCAGATGTAGATTATTCCAAATACAAAGGAAACGATGGTTCTAATTATGAAAACGATTACCGGTTCCGAAATGGAGACAGAATCCACCCGATCAGGTATACCCGCAATAACACCCCATCGATAATTGATATCAAAGCCTTTAAAATCGATTATAACGTTTCACTAAGCAAAACAGTTAAACTCGAAGCCGGGGTTAAAAGTAGCTGGGTTAAAACCGACAATGACTTACAGGCAGAAGAGTTAGTAAGTAATGCCTGGCAGAACGATGTAAAACGAAGCAATCAGTTTGTATACGATGAAAATGTAAATGCGGCTTATACCAATGTAAACAAGCAGTTTAAAAATACCAGCGTACAGATTGGCCTAAGGGTTGAGCAAACCAATTCGAAAGGAAATTTGATCACCAAAAACACTGTTGTAGAACGAAATTACTGGGATTTCTTTCCAACCTTATTCGTTCAGCAAACACTTTCAAAAAACAATCAGTTAGGGTTTTCTTACAGCAGAAGAATAGACCGCCCAAGCTACGATGCTTTAAATCCCTTTATTTATTACTTAGATGAATTTACCTACAGCAAAGGGAATCCCTTTTTAAACCCGCAGTATACGAACAATTTTGAGCTTAGTTATACGCTATTGCAAAAATATATGCTCTCGATAGGCTATAGCAGGATTAACGATGTAATTGCAGAGGTAATTTTGCCCGATGCAGCAAATCAATCATTATATCAAACCAATGCAAATATTGCCACAAACATTAGCTACAACGCCAATTTAAATGTACCCGTCCAGATTACGAAATGGTGGCAGACCAATAACAACTTAAATGTTTTTTACCTGAGTTTCGAAGCGCCAGATCTGGCCGGAAGCGCATTAAAAACCGGAAAAACATCTTTCCAATTTAAATCGCAGCAAACCTTTACCATTATGGATGGTTTTACGGCAGAGTTAAACGGCAGCTACGAATCGCCGCTTGATTACGGTACCTTAAGTTTAAAAGCACGTTATTATGTTGATGCAGGTTTAAGCAAATCATTGTTCAATAAAAAGGCAAGTTTGAAGCTGGCCTTATCTGATGTATTCAATATTTCTGAAAACAATTTATCAAGTGCCTATCCGGGTTTAACTTACTCCGTACATCAAAAAAATGAAACTCAAATTGGCAGAATCAGTTTCACCTATCGTTTTGGTAAAAATGAAATCAAACCGGCCCGCCGCCGTGCAACAGGTACCGAAGCAGAACAGGGAAGGATGAAGAATTAG